The sequence below is a genomic window from Leptotrichia sp. oral taxon 215 str. W9775.
ATTTTCACCTTTGCAGGTGCTGTTCTTCTTCCGTCTATTACAACTCCATGCTTCAACGCTTCCAGATGGTCATCTGTAATGTCCTTATCCAGTTTTGCAATATAGCTCTTATAAAGTTTTTTACTCGGATGCATCACATGATTGTAAATATCTCCGTCATTACTTATTATTATAAGCCCTTCTGTCATATAATCAAGCCTTCCGTACGTATACAGACGCTTTTTAGACTTTATGTAGTCTATTGCAAGTTTTCTCCCGAACTTATCCTCGCTTGAACAGATTACCCTCTTAGGCTTATTTAACATGTAATATTCATAATTTGTATTGATTTTTACCTTTTCCCCGTCAACCCTTACAACATCTCCGGAAGAAACTTCCATTCCTATTACTGCTTCCTGTTTATTTACAGTAACTCTTCCTTCCTTAATCATTTCATCAGCTTTTCTTCTCGAACATACTCCGGCGTCAGCTATAAATTTATTCAATCTCATTTTCTACCTCTATATTTTCTTTTTTATCTGTTTTTTCCTTAATTTCTTCTATTATACCCGGCTTTTCAGAATCCTTCCCTTCATTTTCCTTATAAAGCAGTTCTATTTTTTCATACTGGCTATATCCTGGAAGTTCTGATTTTTCACTAATATTCAGATAACTGTAAAAATCTTCTGTAACTTCATAAAGATTAGGAGTTCCTATCGCCTTCTTTTTTCCTGAGATGTAAATAAGATTTTTTTCCAGTAAATTTGCCATTGTTTTTTCTACACTGACACCTTTTATCTGTTCAATTTCCCCTTTAGTAACAGGCCCTTTATAAGCAATGATTGCCAAGGTTTCCATTGTAGGTTTTGTCAATTTCTTTATTTTAAGTTCGGGATTAAAAAATTTTTTTACATCTTCACCATATAAAGGATTGGAAACAAGAAACACTGCCCCATTTTCAATCCTTATATTTATACCGCTTTCTTTTCTTTTCTCTTTGAGCATTGACAATATTTCCTGCGTTTCATCCAATGATAAACCGTAAAATTTTGCCAGTTCCTCCACTGTTAATGGATCTTTAGAAAGAAATATAAGCGTTTCCATTTTATTTTCAATATTCTCTATTTTTCCCATAATATTTCCCTATTATTTCAAATATATAAATTAATATTCCATAGTAGGTGAAATTATTATATTTTTATATCTGTCAAAGTCATCCAGCACTACTGCTATTCCATTTACAACTGAGTGGATAGCATCGTCGCTTACAGTTACTTTCAGTTTTAATTCTTTTTCAATTTTTTCCTTTAATATTCTTATTCCTGCTCCTCCACCTGACAGATAAATACCAGTTTCATATATATCTGCAGCCACTTCAGGTTCTATTTCTTCCATTGTCAGTTTAATTTCATCTATTATAAGGTCAATATTCTTATCAATAGCTGAATCTATTTCCTGAGCTACTATTTTGATGCTCTTAGGAAGTCCTATTCCTAGTTCCCTACCTCTTATTTCAAATGTCGCATTTTTATCAGGCATGCTGATTGTATTTACTTTCAGATCTTCAGCAGTTTTTTCTCCGATTAGAAGATTATGTTTTTCCTTCACATATTCCATTATATCCTCATTCAGGTGATCTCCGGCAATTTTAACTGATTTTGATACAGCCGCCCCTCCTGATACGATAAATGCTATTTCAGTAGTTCCTCCTCCTATATCAACAATTAAATGTCCTTTAGGCTGGAATAAATCTATTCCTGCTCCGATTGCAGCTGCAACAGGTTCTTCCATAAGATATACTTCTTTCGCCCCTGCATCTTTTACAACTTCCACCACTGCTCTTCTTTCAACTTGAGTTACGCCACTTGGTACACATATTATAACTCTTGCGCTTTGAACTTTATCTTTTCTTATTCTTTTTAAAAATTCTGTCAACATTTTTTCAGTAATTTCATAATCTGAAATAACTCCATTTTTAAGAGGTCTTACTATTTCAGTGTGTTTTGCTGTTCTTCCGATTATTTCCTTAGCTTTTTCTCCGATATATTCCACTTCTTCTGTTTTTATGTTTAACGCAACATAAGTAGGCTCATCAATCTGTATTCCTTCACCTTTTACATAAACTACTGTATTTGCCGTTCCCAGGTCAATTGCCACGTCCTTTGTCGGTTTTGTACTAATTTTGAACACATCAAAAAATTTCATATAAATATCTCCTTCATTTTTATTTCT
It includes:
- a CDS encoding pseudouridine synthase; translated protein: MRLNKFIADAGVCSRRKADEMIKEGRVTVNKQEAVIGMEVSSGDVVRVDGEKVKINTNYEYYMLNKPKRVICSSEDKFGRKLAIDYIKSKKRLYTYGRLDYMTEGLIIISNDGDIYNHVMHPSKKLYKSYIAKLDKDITDDHLEALKHGVVIDGRRTAPAKVKIVSKREIRIAIFEGRNRQIRKMLETLGYEIKSLKRVKVGELTLGSLEVGHYRPLTEDEIKYLKNL
- the scpB gene encoding SMC-Scp complex subunit ScpB, encoding MGKIENIENKMETLIFLSKDPLTVEELAKFYGLSLDETQEILSMLKEKRKESGINIRIENGAVFLVSNPLYGEDVKKFFNPELKIKKLTKPTMETLAIIAYKGPVTKGEIEQIKGVSVEKTMANLLEKNLIYISGKKKAIGTPNLYEVTEDFYSYLNISEKSELPGYSQYEKIELLYKENEGKDSEKPGIIEEIKEKTDKKENIEVENEIE
- a CDS encoding rod shape-determining protein; translated protein: MKFFDVFKISTKPTKDVAIDLGTANTVVYVKGEGIQIDEPTYVALNIKTEEVEYIGEKAKEIIGRTAKHTEIVRPLKNGVISDYEITEKMLTEFLKRIRKDKVQSARVIICVPSGVTQVERRAVVEVVKDAGAKEVYLMEEPVAAAIGAGIDLFQPKGHLIVDIGGGTTEIAFIVSGGAAVSKSVKIAGDHLNEDIMEYVKEKHNLLIGEKTAEDLKVNTISMPDKNATFEIRGRELGIGLPKSIKIVAQEIDSAIDKNIDLIIDEIKLTMEEIEPEVAADIYETGIYLSGGGAGIRILKEKIEKELKLKVTVSDDAIHSVVNGIAVVLDDFDRYKNIIISPTMEY